One Malaclemys terrapin pileata isolate rMalTer1 chromosome 9, rMalTer1.hap1, whole genome shotgun sequence DNA window includes the following coding sequences:
- the LOC128842964 gene encoding uncharacterized protein C2orf72 homolog, whose amino-acid sequence MESELLGETPVCSPAEPVHWQFLTLLDTVGRRNGQVLVMEMDDVHEAAPLVQMDFAQELFRGIDLKTKLHRKEEIKEEEQEMQPQLVFMLWQAATLRQLMQWEHLDETLWNLRNLFPCMPAALVLVMIQPDLQHQQVEPGRAAGALRRMQCLLDGGFQELVVEAAVYSPGQPDGTLEVKRAACRALREVLKGQEEMTPQDPVTIRLSLGVCNTGYERRYEDRLP is encoded by the exons ATGGAGTCGGAGCTGCTAGGGGAGACCCCTGTGTGCTCCCCGGCAGAGCCAGTGCACTGGCAGTTCCTGACTCTGCTGGACACTGTGGGCAGGCGGAATGGACAGGTGCTAGTGATGGAGATGGATGATGTACATGAGGCAGCCCCGCTCGTGCAGATGGACTTTGCCCAGGAGCTCTTCAGAGGGATCGACCTAAAGACCAAACTCCACCGGAAGGAGGAAATCAAGGAGGAAGAGCAGGAGATGCAACCGCAGCTGGTCTTCATGCTCTGGCAAGCTGCCACGCTGAGGCAGCTCATGCAGTGGGAACACCTGGATGAAACACTCTGGAACTTAAGGAATCTCTTTCCCTGCATGCCAGCGGCTCTGGTCCTGGTGATGATCCAGCCAGACCTGCAGCACCAGCAGGTGGAACCAGGACGGGCAGCCGGGGCGCTACGGAGAATGCAGTGCTTGCTGGATGGTGGCTTCCAGGAACTGGTGGTGGAAGCAGCTGTTTACAGCCCAGGCCAGCCAGATGGGACCCTGGAGGTCaagagagctgcctgcagagccctGAGAGAAGTTCTGAAGGGCCAAGAAG aaatgaCTCCCCAGGATCCAGTTACCATCCGACTCAGCCTGGGGGTGTGCAACACAGGATACGAAAGACGGTATGAGGACAGGCTCCCTTAG